In the Paenibacillus sp. FSL H7-0357 genome, one interval contains:
- a CDS encoding heptaprenyl diphosphate synthase component 1, protein MKPYRIPQLAKPYTDYDMIQRHTELPPFSDGRGHLLYIFLNHSTPDGAQNGELYTLVTALVQLGLDTHESIDISLEEPGGDQMRSRQLKVLAGDYFSSWFYHLLAKREQIEMVGILSTAIADFNVMKAHLYGKMKGMLLSAEQYLRHTVQLNMRLFLSFTPMIEESLTQLWEKLLAEFSHCETLCLELRRSGNPASAREGYCYWKVMELATEEERQLLDEQNLDLKDWKKLKLKYKCDSLLTDKLHGSLQSIQGLLKDIKDEHLISELSSALDHFLLQTKISGQAAVEG, encoded by the coding sequence ATGAAACCGTACCGCATACCACAACTTGCTAAACCTTACACCGACTACGATATGATTCAGCGGCATACGGAATTACCGCCGTTTTCCGATGGGCGTGGTCATTTGTTATATATTTTTCTGAATCACAGCACCCCGGACGGTGCGCAAAACGGTGAGCTGTATACTCTGGTAACAGCACTTGTCCAGCTAGGTCTTGATACGCATGAGAGCATCGATATATCCCTTGAAGAACCAGGGGGAGACCAGATGCGTTCCCGTCAGCTCAAGGTGCTGGCCGGCGATTACTTCAGCAGCTGGTTTTACCATTTGCTTGCGAAACGTGAACAGATCGAGATGGTGGGCATCTTAAGTACGGCCATTGCCGACTTTAACGTGATGAAAGCCCATCTTTACGGCAAAATGAAGGGGATGCTGCTCTCCGCTGAACAATACCTGCGGCACACGGTACAGCTCAATATGCGGCTGTTCCTTTCTTTTACACCGATGATTGAGGAGTCGCTTACCCAGCTGTGGGAGAAGCTGCTGGCTGAATTCAGCCACTGCGAGACCTTATGTCTGGAACTGCGGCGGTCTGGTAATCCGGCAAGTGCCCGGGAAGGCTATTGTTACTGGAAGGTGATGGAATTAGCCACAGAAGAAGAGCGGCAGCTGCTGGACGAGCAGAATCTCGATCTGAAGGATTGGAAGAAGCTGAAGCTGAAATATAAATGCGATTCCCTGCTGACCGACAAGCTGCATGGGTCGCTCCAGTCCATACAGGGACTGCTGAAAGACATTAAGGACGAGCACCTGATCAGCGAGCTTAGCTCCGCGCTTGACCACTTTCTCCTGCAGACGAAAATTTCCGGACAAGCGGCCGTGGAGGGGTAG
- the aroC gene encoding chorismate synthase: MSLRYLTAGETHGPQLTAIIEGLPSNLTLNFEELNFQLQRRQKGYGRGRRMQIEKDTAQIVGGVRHGSTTGAPVALVVENKDWTHWKNIMNIEPIPGSDEEKRRVNRPRPGHADLNGGLKYNLTDLRNVLERSSARETAARVAVGAVARQLLAAFGVKIAGQVIRIGEIEAPANNLPIDELIELTEASSVRVVDKETEQKMEAYIDKIKEEGDSIGGIVECVVEGLPTGLGSYVQYDRKLDAAIAGAVMSINAFKGVEIGIGFEAGELRGSQVHDEIMYEASRGYYRASNRLGGFEGGMTNGMPVVVRGVMKPIPTLYKPLQSVDIDTKEPFTAQVERSDACAVPAACVVLENVVAWEIAKAFLDKFGGDSLEEIRANYNNYLSQLESY; this comes from the coding sequence ATGAGTTTACGCTATTTAACAGCGGGGGAAACGCACGGCCCCCAGCTTACAGCAATTATTGAGGGACTGCCCAGCAATTTGACACTTAATTTCGAAGAGCTCAATTTTCAATTGCAGCGGCGCCAGAAGGGCTACGGCCGTGGCCGCCGGATGCAAATCGAGAAAGATACCGCACAGATTGTCGGCGGTGTACGCCATGGTTCTACGACAGGAGCTCCTGTCGCGCTGGTGGTAGAGAACAAAGACTGGACACACTGGAAGAACATTATGAATATCGAACCGATTCCCGGCAGCGACGAAGAGAAGCGGCGGGTAAACCGGCCGCGTCCAGGGCATGCGGATTTGAACGGCGGACTGAAATATAATCTTACTGACCTGCGGAATGTGCTGGAACGCTCCAGCGCCCGTGAAACGGCAGCAAGAGTAGCCGTAGGCGCTGTGGCCCGGCAGCTGCTGGCCGCTTTCGGAGTGAAGATTGCCGGACAGGTTATCCGGATCGGCGAGATTGAAGCGCCGGCCAATAATCTTCCGATTGATGAACTGATCGAGCTGACCGAAGCCTCCTCTGTGAGAGTTGTTGATAAAGAGACCGAACAGAAGATGGAAGCTTACATAGACAAGATCAAGGAGGAAGGCGACTCCATCGGTGGAATTGTGGAATGTGTCGTTGAAGGATTGCCTACCGGTCTTGGAAGCTATGTGCAATACGACCGTAAGCTGGATGCAGCTATCGCCGGAGCGGTAATGTCGATCAATGCCTTCAAGGGTGTTGAAATCGGTATTGGTTTCGAGGCAGGTGAACTGCGCGGCTCACAGGTCCATGATGAAATTATGTATGAAGCCTCACGAGGTTACTACCGGGCAAGCAACCGGCTGGGCGGCTTTGAGGGTGGCATGACGAACGGAATGCCGGTTGTTGTCCGCGGAGTGATGAAGCCGATACCTACACTTTACAAACCGCTGCAAAGCGTTGATATTGATACCAAAGAGCCTTTCACCGCGCAGGTGGAGCGTTCGGATGCCTGCGCTGTTCCGGCAGCTTGTGTTGTGCTGGAGAATGTCGTGGCTTGGGAGATCGCGAAGGCATTCCTGGATAAATTCGGCGGCGATTCCCTGGAAGAAATCAGAGCCAACTATAATAATTACTTGTCCCAACTGGAGAGCTACTGA
- a CDS encoding CheR family methyltransferase: protein MAEREQIEAADPDYTGFIHNVKQSTGIDLAQYKEAQMKRRLTTLRMKNGYHSFQDFYAAMMKDKALFYEFLDRMTINVSEFWRNPNRWEVLRDVILPDLQRSGRRLKLWSAACSTGEEPYTLAMILSDKNLLSQTGILATDIDDGALAKAKQGLYLERSLKDVPKDVAARYFAPEGPVFKVSESLKKSIDFRKQNLLLDKFDEGFDLIICRNVMIYFTEEAKNKLYHKFSDSLRPGGYLFVGSTEQIFTPAQYGFESTETFFYRKK from the coding sequence ATGGCAGAACGTGAACAGATTGAAGCAGCAGATCCGGATTACACCGGGTTTATCCATAACGTCAAGCAAAGTACCGGAATCGATCTCGCCCAGTACAAGGAAGCACAGATGAAACGGCGTTTAACTACGCTGCGGATGAAGAACGGCTATCATTCATTTCAAGATTTTTATGCCGCAATGATGAAGGACAAGGCTTTATTTTATGAATTTCTGGACCGGATGACGATTAATGTCTCGGAGTTCTGGCGCAATCCGAACCGCTGGGAAGTCCTGCGGGATGTCATTCTGCCTGATTTGCAGCGCTCGGGACGCCGGTTGAAGCTATGGAGTGCCGCCTGCTCCACCGGGGAAGAGCCATATACGCTGGCGATGATTTTATCCGACAAAAATCTTCTTTCCCAGACCGGTATTCTGGCTACTGACATTGATGATGGCGCTCTGGCCAAAGCAAAGCAGGGCCTCTACTTGGAACGATCCTTAAAGGACGTGCCAAAAGATGTAGCCGCCCGTTATTTCGCGCCGGAGGGACCGGTGTTCAAGGTCAGCGAGTCACTCAAAAAAAGTATTGATTTCCGCAAGCAGAACCTGCTGCTTGATAAGTTTGACGAAGGGTTTGACCTGATCATTTGCCGGAATGTGATGATCTATTTCACAGAAGAGGCTAAGAATAAGCTCTATCATAAGTTCTCGGACAGTCTGCGCCCGGGCGGATATTTGTTCGTGGGCAGTACGGAGCAAATCTTTACACCTGCGCAGTATGGCTTTGAATCGACGGAAACGTTCTTCTACCGGAAGAAATAG
- a CDS encoding menaquinone biosynthetic enzyme MqnA/MqnD family protein has product MVNSQHTVIGKISYTNSWPVFHNFHPSSLSYPAEMVSEVPAILNQGMAEGTIHVGALSSFAYAAASDRLLLLPDLSVSSEGPVKSILLFSRMPVQQLGNARIAVTNTSATSVNLLKILMEKAVHGKPEYISAEPDLDHMMDQADACLLIGDNAIKASWQNQGYIVTDLGELWNEWTGLSMTFAVWAVNREAANSKPKAIAEIAEAFAESKRRGIRELAPVIREACMAIGGTAAYWEGYFRNLCYDFGERQQEGLNLYFRYAYEMGLLPQEVKMELWSHNLLTRVKE; this is encoded by the coding sequence ATGGTCAATTCGCAGCATACCGTTATCGGTAAAATCAGCTATACCAACTCATGGCCGGTATTTCACAATTTTCACCCCTCTTCGTTAAGTTATCCTGCAGAGATGGTGAGTGAAGTGCCTGCCATTCTTAATCAGGGCATGGCTGAGGGCACCATCCACGTAGGTGCATTGTCTTCCTTTGCCTATGCAGCAGCCAGTGACCGTCTGCTGCTGCTTCCGGATCTATCTGTCAGTTCGGAGGGACCGGTCAAATCAATTCTGCTGTTCTCTCGGATGCCTGTTCAGCAGCTTGGAAACGCAAGGATTGCCGTAACTAATACCTCCGCAACATCGGTGAATCTGCTGAAGATTCTGATGGAGAAGGCCGTTCATGGCAAACCGGAATATATCAGTGCAGAGCCTGATCTGGATCACATGATGGATCAGGCGGACGCCTGTCTCTTAATCGGCGACAATGCGATCAAAGCCTCGTGGCAGAATCAGGGCTACATCGTTACTGATCTGGGTGAACTGTGGAATGAGTGGACTGGACTCAGCATGACCTTTGCCGTCTGGGCGGTAAACCGGGAGGCAGCGAACAGTAAGCCTAAAGCGATTGCCGAGATTGCCGAGGCCTTTGCGGAAAGTAAAAGACGCGGAATCCGCGAACTCGCGCCAGTTATTCGGGAGGCGTGTATGGCTATCGGCGGAACGGCTGCTTACTGGGAAGGATATTTCCGTAATTTATGTTATGACTTTGGGGAAAGGCAGCAGGAAGGTCTGAACCTCTATTTCCGCTACGCCTATGAAATGGGCCTGCTGCCGCAGGAAGTGAAGATGGAGCTTTGGAGCCACAATCTGCTGACACGGGTGAAAGAATGA
- a CDS encoding UbiX family flavin prenyltransferase, producing MTEQKPKNFVVGITGASGGIYGVRLTETLLSLGYTVHLVVSNAGWRVFKEELGFAASDREGFLNEKFSGYPGSLLYHKVQDIGASIASGSFRTEGMIIMPCSMGTLSAVAHGSSDNLMTRAADVMLKEGRPLVLVPRETPLHAIHLENMLKLSRLGVKLIPAMPAFYFGPVSMDDLINFMVGKVLDSFNIEHTLFRRWGE from the coding sequence ATGACAGAGCAGAAGCCTAAAAATTTCGTTGTAGGAATTACCGGAGCGAGCGGAGGCATTTACGGCGTTCGTCTGACGGAAACCCTGCTTTCATTGGGGTATACGGTCCATCTCGTTGTGAGCAATGCGGGCTGGCGTGTTTTTAAAGAGGAGCTTGGCTTTGCCGCCTCCGACCGGGAAGGCTTTCTGAACGAAAAGTTCAGCGGCTATCCCGGTTCTCTGCTTTATCATAAAGTACAGGACATCGGGGCATCGATCGCCAGCGGCTCCTTCCGCACGGAAGGGATGATTATTATGCCTTGCTCCATGGGTACACTGTCTGCTGTGGCGCATGGCAGCTCCGATAATTTGATGACAAGGGCTGCCGATGTCATGCTGAAGGAAGGGCGCCCCTTGGTCCTCGTCCCCCGGGAGACACCGCTGCATGCCATTCACCTGGAAAATATGCTGAAGCTGTCCCGGCTGGGCGTCAAGCTGATCCCGGCAATGCCGGCCTTTTATTTTGGCCCGGTCAGCATGGATGATCTGATTAACTTTATGGTGGGCAAGGTGCTGGACAGCTTTAACATTGAGCACACTTTATTTCGCAGATGGGGGGAATGA
- the aroB gene encoding 3-dehydroquinate synthase has product MRSITVELGERSYPIHIGSGLLQGIGERCQEAGFPLRSPLLVVSDSEVAPHFLPTVESSLQAQGYTVVSHIIPAGEASKSLAVYEEVITTAIQAGLDRSSAVLALGGGVVGDLAGFVAASYMRGIGFLQIPTTILAHDSSVGGKVAVNHPLAKNMIGAFYQPSMVLYDLDTLRTLPPRQISSGLAEVVKHGLILDRDFAYWCRDHAAELLELNVEALGYALERGCAIKAAVIGNDEREHGQRAILNLGHTIGHAIEAVGGYGVFLHGEAIAIGMAGSALLAAKLGKDKSIYEDTVSMLSALALPVRLPAQYGEDELMAAMMHDKKFKEGKMTFIVPDSIGSVSIVNDVQQSSVREVIAQLKKEESPW; this is encoded by the coding sequence ATGCGCAGTATTACTGTAGAATTGGGAGAACGTTCTTATCCGATCCATATCGGCAGCGGTTTGCTTCAGGGTATCGGTGAACGCTGCCAGGAAGCCGGGTTTCCACTGCGCAGTCCGCTGCTGGTTGTCAGTGACAGTGAAGTTGCCCCACATTTTCTGCCCACGGTGGAAAGCTCCTTGCAGGCCCAGGGATATACAGTCGTAAGCCATATTATCCCTGCCGGGGAGGCTTCCAAATCTCTGGCCGTATATGAAGAGGTTATCACAACGGCCATTCAGGCTGGTCTGGACCGCAGCTCGGCGGTACTGGCACTCGGTGGCGGTGTGGTCGGTGATCTGGCGGGTTTTGTGGCCGCTTCTTATATGCGCGGTATCGGCTTCCTGCAGATTCCGACAACCATCCTTGCCCATGACAGCAGTGTCGGAGGGAAGGTGGCAGTCAATCATCCGCTAGCCAAAAATATGATCGGCGCCTTCTATCAGCCGTCTATGGTGCTGTATGATCTGGATACGCTCCGCACGCTTCCTCCGCGCCAGATTTCTTCAGGGCTGGCCGAGGTTGTAAAACACGGCCTGATTCTGGACAGGGATTTTGCCTACTGGTGCCGTGATCATGCGGCAGAGCTGCTTGAGTTGAACGTAGAAGCGCTTGGTTATGCGCTCGAGCGGGGCTGTGCGATCAAAGCCGCCGTAATCGGCAATGATGAGCGTGAGCATGGACAGCGGGCCATACTGAACCTCGGGCATACCATTGGGCATGCGATCGAGGCAGTGGGGGGTTATGGTGTATTCCTGCACGGGGAAGCGATTGCCATCGGAATGGCCGGATCGGCGCTGTTAGCGGCCAAACTGGGCAAAGATAAGTCCATTTATGAAGACACGGTATCTATGCTGTCGGCGCTCGCCTTGCCGGTAAGACTGCCGGCGCAATATGGTGAGGACGAACTGATGGCGGCGATGATGCATGATAAGAAATTCAAAGAAGGCAAAATGACCTTTATCGTGCCAGATTCCATAGGTTCGGTCAGTATTGTCAATGATGTGCAGCAATCATCTGTTCGTGAGGTTATAGCGCAGCTTAAGAAGGAGGAAAGCCCATGGTAA
- a CDS encoding UbiA-like polyprenyltransferase, producing the protein MFKKVGVFLQMIKFEHTVFALPFAFMGALLGSVVMFGTLPSWAQIGWVVIAMFGARSAAMGLNRLIDRISDAKNPRTAGRAIPAGLLKVGEVIIFIAISFFLLFWAAFKLNPLSAKLLPIAVFLLVFYSFTKRFTWACHLILGLTIALAPLGGWVAVTGTVDWTAMIFYFTIVFWTAGFDIIYSCQDVEFDTKEGLYSIPVRFGVPRALDIAKVFHFLTGIGFVSLLFITDLSWWYVAGMLIAYIILFYEHHIVSPSDLSRLQTAFFTMNGVLSIVVFSFTLIDLVVQFYK; encoded by the coding sequence ATGTTTAAAAAAGTCGGCGTTTTTCTGCAAATGATCAAGTTTGAACATACTGTTTTTGCATTACCCTTCGCATTTATGGGCGCATTGCTCGGTTCAGTTGTCATGTTCGGCACACTCCCTTCCTGGGCCCAGATCGGCTGGGTTGTTATCGCCATGTTTGGCGCCCGCAGCGCGGCCATGGGCCTGAACCGGCTGATTGACCGGATCAGCGACGCCAAGAATCCGCGGACCGCAGGAAGAGCGATTCCCGCAGGGCTGCTGAAGGTTGGAGAAGTAATAATTTTTATTGCGATCTCATTCTTTTTACTATTCTGGGCTGCTTTCAAGCTTAATCCCTTGTCGGCGAAACTGCTGCCGATCGCTGTTTTTCTCCTTGTTTTTTATTCCTTCACGAAGCGATTCACCTGGGCCTGCCATCTGATACTCGGGCTAACCATCGCCTTGGCTCCGCTTGGGGGCTGGGTTGCCGTCACGGGCACTGTGGACTGGACAGCCATGATCTTTTATTTCACGATTGTGTTTTGGACTGCGGGTTTTGATATTATCTATTCCTGTCAGGATGTTGAATTTGATACGAAGGAAGGCCTTTACTCCATTCCAGTCCGCTTTGGTGTTCCGCGGGCGCTGGACATTGCGAAGGTATTTCACTTTCTTACGGGCATCGGATTCGTTTCGCTCCTTTTTATCACCGATTTAAGCTGGTGGTATGTAGCAGGGATGCTGATTGCTTACATCATTCTTTTTTATGAGCATCACATTGTGTCTCCAAGTGACTTAAGCCGCTTGCAGACTGCGTTCTTTACCATGAACGGGGTGCTGAGCATCGTGGTGTTCTCATTTACTTTGATTGACCTGGTGGTGCAGTTTTACAAATGA
- the trpE gene encoding anthranilate synthase component I, producing the protein MTNPRVEEVVALSREYNLIPVVKRLLADMETPIRLFQRFAEQDRAFLLESVEGGIQWARYSFIGSDPFLMISGKKGIIHVEVGGEKKRLLGKPVEELKALLRSYRSPKLEEMPPFTGGAIGFFGYDLLQYYEKLSAHAVDDLNMDDIRFMFCDRIIVFDHVKQQILLVGNLHIKDGDTDSDIRAGYEELSRKLEVMAEELQKEGPKENVNRRSIPQDIELGQIHSNLTKEQYIGNVEQAKEYIRAGDIFQVVLSQRLHIETEVSPLHVYRMLRTLNPSPYMYYLKMDEEIIVGTSPEALVKVDGDRVKTRPIAGTRPRGENEAQDRELAEELLHDEKERAEHLMLVDLGRNDLGRVSKFGTVKCDSFMEIEKYSHVMHMVSNVSGTLDENKDFFDAFLSCLPAGTVSGAPKLRAMEIISELEREARGAYAGAIGYLGFSGNMDSCITIRTIIFRKGRAYVQAGAGIVWDSVPEKEYEETLNKAKGMLKAIRMAEAMFPAVVKEKQVINQDYMYEYTP; encoded by the coding sequence ATGACGAACCCAAGAGTCGAAGAAGTAGTGGCGTTGTCCCGGGAGTATAACTTAATTCCGGTCGTAAAGCGGCTGCTTGCCGACATGGAGACGCCGATCCGGCTGTTCCAGCGTTTTGCCGAACAGGATCGTGCATTTTTGCTGGAAAGTGTAGAGGGCGGTATTCAATGGGCCCGTTATTCCTTTATCGGCAGTGATCCGTTCCTCATGATCTCCGGCAAAAAAGGCATCATTCACGTTGAAGTCGGCGGAGAGAAAAAACGGCTCTTGGGCAAGCCGGTCGAGGAGCTTAAAGCGCTGCTCCGCTCTTACCGCAGCCCGAAGCTGGAAGAAATGCCTCCCTTTACAGGCGGAGCCATCGGATTCTTCGGTTATGATCTGCTACAGTACTACGAGAAGCTGTCGGCACATGCCGTTGATGATCTGAATATGGACGACATCCGCTTTATGTTCTGCGACCGGATCATTGTCTTTGATCATGTGAAGCAGCAAATCCTGCTTGTCGGCAATCTGCACATCAAGGACGGAGATACGGACTCGGACATCCGCGCAGGCTATGAAGAGCTTAGCCGCAAGCTGGAGGTTATGGCCGAAGAGCTGCAGAAGGAAGGACCGAAGGAAAATGTCAACCGGCGCAGCATACCACAGGATATCGAGCTGGGCCAGATCCACTCTAACCTGACCAAGGAGCAATATATCGGCAATGTGGAGCAAGCCAAGGAGTACATCCGGGCCGGGGATATTTTTCAGGTGGTGCTGTCCCAGCGGCTGCACATAGAAACGGAAGTATCGCCACTCCATGTGTACCGGATGCTGCGCACATTGAACCCTTCGCCATATATGTATTATCTGAAGATGGATGAAGAGATCATTGTCGGCACTTCTCCCGAAGCGCTGGTGAAGGTGGACGGTGACCGGGTCAAGACCCGCCCGATTGCCGGAACCCGTCCGAGAGGCGAGAATGAAGCACAGGACCGGGAGCTGGCTGAGGAACTGCTGCATGATGAGAAGGAACGGGCAGAACATCTGATGCTGGTCGATCTGGGGCGCAATGATTTGGGCCGGGTCTCCAAGTTCGGCACCGTCAAATGCGATTCCTTCATGGAAATTGAAAAATACTCCCATGTGATGCACATGGTTTCGAACGTATCCGGAACGCTTGACGAGAACAAGGATTTCTTCGACGCCTTCCTGTCCTGCCTTCCTGCCGGCACCGTTTCCGGAGCACCGAAGCTGCGGGCTATGGAGATTATCTCGGAGCTGGAACGCGAAGCAAGAGGCGCGTATGCCGGAGCCATCGGTTATCTCGGATTTTCCGGAAATATGGATTCCTGCATTACTATCCGCACCATTATCTTCCGCAAGGGCCGGGCTTATGTGCAGGCCGGGGCGGGCATTGTCTGGGATTCTGTTCCAGAGAAGGAATATGAGGAGACCCTCAACAAGGCAAAAGGGATGCTGAAGGCGATCCGCATGGCGGAAGCGATGTTCCCGGCGGTAGTGAAAGAAAAACAGGTAATCAACCAGGATTACATGTACGAATATACCCCTTAA
- the ndk gene encoding nucleoside-diphosphate kinase — MEKTYLMIKPDGVQRGLIGRIVARLEDKGFKLIAAKLITVTEAQAKKHYAEHEGKDFFPELVGFITSGPVFAMVWEGDDVVALSRLLIGKTKVGEALPGTIRGDFASHTPLNLIHGSDSPESAEREISNFFAPNELAHYNKDIQAWM; from the coding sequence ATGGAAAAAACGTATCTGATGATCAAGCCGGACGGAGTACAACGTGGATTGATCGGGCGTATTGTCGCCCGCCTGGAGGACAAAGGATTTAAGCTGATTGCCGCGAAGCTGATTACTGTCACAGAAGCACAGGCCAAGAAGCACTACGCAGAACACGAAGGTAAAGATTTCTTTCCTGAACTTGTGGGCTTTATCACCTCCGGTCCTGTGTTTGCCATGGTGTGGGAAGGCGATGATGTAGTGGCGCTGTCCCGTCTGCTGATAGGGAAGACCAAGGTAGGCGAAGCGTTGCCGGGTACAATCCGCGGCGATTTTGCCAGCCATACACCGCTTAACCTTATTCATGGATCGGATTCACCGGAAAGCGCTGAACGTGAAATTTCCAATTTCTTTGCTCCGAATGAACTGGCTCACTACAACAAAGACATCCAGGCATGGATGTAA
- the aroH gene encoding chorismate mutase, giving the protein MVNRGIRGATTVTKNEENEILRETVVLLREIVERNDVIAEDICSVWITMTADLDATFPARAIREIEGWEMVPLMCSVEIPVKGSLPQCIRLMVQVNTEKSQRDIRHVYLNEAQKLRPDLSQSK; this is encoded by the coding sequence ATGGTAAACCGGGGGATACGCGGTGCAACAACCGTAACGAAAAACGAGGAAAACGAGATCCTGCGTGAAACGGTTGTACTATTGCGGGAAATCGTCGAACGCAATGACGTGATTGCAGAGGATATTTGCAGCGTATGGATTACGATGACTGCTGATCTGGATGCTACCTTCCCGGCAAGGGCGATCCGTGAGATTGAAGGCTGGGAGATGGTGCCGCTCATGTGTTCCGTCGAGATCCCGGTCAAGGGCAGCCTGCCACAGTGCATACGCCTCATGGTACAGGTCAACACCGAAAAATCGCAGCGGGATATCCGCCATGTGTATCTGAACGAAGCCCAGAAGCTTCGCCCGGATCTATCACAGAGCAAGTAA
- a CDS encoding polyprenyl synthetase family protein — translation MKRMQIFGLLNKDMDLIEKELYRSVQGDDGLLTETSLHLLKAGGKRLRPVFVLMGGKFGQYDLEKLKRVAIPLELIHSASLVHDDVIDDAELRRGELTVKAKWGDKIAMYTGDYIYAKALVMTSELKNPRIHQILSKAMVEMSIGEMEQIRDFFNSEQSVRHYLRRIRRKTALLIAISCQLGALAADAEPETARLLYNYGYNVGMAFQIRDDLLDLSGTEKQIGKPPGSDMRQGNITLPVIYSLEDDRLRDSLLEELKLIREGQRSVGRAIDLILSGEGIARAEELASRYIAKALAALDELPNNKTKRNLRDIAFFVTGRAY, via the coding sequence ATGAAACGAATGCAAATATTCGGTTTGCTGAACAAGGATATGGATCTGATCGAAAAAGAGCTGTACCGCAGCGTTCAAGGCGATGATGGTCTGCTGACAGAGACTTCCCTGCATCTGCTGAAGGCGGGCGGCAAACGTCTGCGTCCAGTATTTGTGCTGATGGGCGGCAAATTTGGCCAATATGATCTGGAGAAGCTGAAGCGTGTAGCTATCCCGCTTGAGCTCATACATAGTGCTTCGCTCGTTCACGATGATGTGATCGACGATGCAGAGCTGCGGCGTGGAGAGCTTACTGTCAAAGCGAAGTGGGGCGACAAGATCGCCATGTACACCGGGGACTATATTTATGCGAAAGCGCTCGTTATGACTTCGGAGCTGAAAAATCCCCGCATCCACCAAATCCTCTCCAAGGCGATGGTGGAAATGTCCATCGGAGAAATGGAGCAGATCCGTGATTTCTTCAACAGCGAGCAGAGTGTGCGCCACTATTTGCGGCGGATCCGCCGCAAGACAGCCTTGCTCATCGCGATCAGCTGCCAGCTAGGCGCGCTGGCCGCTGATGCGGAGCCGGAGACAGCCCGGCTGCTCTATAATTACGGATACAACGTCGGTATGGCGTTTCAGATCCGTGATGATCTGCTCGATCTTTCCGGAACGGAGAAGCAAATCGGCAAACCTCCGGGCAGCGATATGCGCCAGGGGAACATTACACTTCCCGTGATATACAGCCTTGAGGACGACCGGCTTCGCGATTCGCTGCTGGAGGAGCTGAAGCTTATCCGTGAAGGGCAGCGCAGTGTGGGCCGGGCCATTGATCTGATCCTGTCAGGAGAAGGTATTGCCCGCGCAGAAGAGCTGGCTTCACGCTATATAGCCAAAGCACTGGCGGCGCTGGATGAGCTTCCAAACAACAAAACAAAGCGCAATCTGCGGGATATTGCATTTTTTGTAACAGGCAGAGCCTATTAG
- a CDS encoding demethylmenaquinone methyltransferase yields MTIEKTSALGDQGVKPKEQFVHSVFESIAGKYDLMNDILSFRRHKAWRKFTMRKMGMKRGDSAVDLCCGTCDWSIALADASQTGSVIGLDFSAGMLEVGRRKVEERKLQDRISLVQGNAMDLPFGDNSFDYATIGFGLRNVPDLVQVLNEMKRVVKPGGMVVCLELSKPMKQPFKGIYYFYFQRVLPLLGKLFAKRYEQYKWLPESLALFPDREQLAVIFRETGLEQVESYPLTGGIAALHIGLKENCNV; encoded by the coding sequence ATGACTATAGAGAAAACATCAGCTTTGGGTGACCAGGGCGTCAAACCGAAGGAACAATTTGTACACTCCGTATTTGAGAGCATTGCCGGCAAATATGACCTGATGAATGATATTCTAAGCTTCCGCCGTCATAAAGCGTGGCGAAAGTTCACGATGCGCAAGATGGGCATGAAGCGCGGCGATTCCGCTGTAGACTTGTGCTGCGGTACCTGTGACTGGAGTATTGCCTTGGCTGATGCCAGCCAGACCGGAAGTGTTATCGGGCTTGATTTCAGTGCGGGCATGCTGGAGGTAGGCCGCCGCAAGGTGGAAGAGCGCAAACTGCAGGACCGCATTTCACTGGTCCAGGGCAATGCGATGGACCTGCCTTTCGGTGACAACAGCTTTGATTATGCGACGATAGGCTTCGGACTTCGCAATGTGCCTGATCTCGTTCAAGTGTTGAATGAAATGAAGCGTGTAGTGAAGCCGGGAGGAATGGTTGTCTGCCTCGAGCTTTCCAAGCCGATGAAACAGCCGTTCAAAGGCATTTATTATTTTTATTTTCAGCGTGTACTTCCGCTCCTTGGGAAACTGTTTGCCAAAAGATACGAGCAATATAAATGGCTTCCCGAATCATTGGCCCTATTTCCGGACAGAGAGCAGCTTGCGGTGATTTTCCGTGAAACCGGTCTTGAGCAAGTGGAATCCTATCCCTTGACCGGCGGCATCGCAGCATTACATATTGGGCTCAAGGAGAACTGTAATGTTTAA